The following are encoded in a window of Jeotgalibacillus aurantiacus genomic DNA:
- a CDS encoding DUF1349 domain-containing protein: protein MVEVLLNEQFDRSELHSDLKWENEPAEWKVDQERGQLEFKTDENTDYWQRTHYGFQADNGHFLAFETNENFRMTTKVRAVPQSKYDQAGLMLRFSEDVWLKTSLEYIPDGQSKLGAVVTNRGFSDWSTQFVDIEKVELYFRLSRIGLNAYADFSWDGETWNQIRIAHLDLPEGAALKAGLYACSPQGKNQLVQFDYLKIEKLSDDPSEAYL from the coding sequence ATGGTAGAAGTTTTGTTAAATGAGCAGTTTGATCGGTCAGAGCTTCATTCTGATTTGAAATGGGAGAATGAACCGGCTGAGTGGAAGGTTGATCAGGAAAGGGGTCAGCTTGAGTTTAAGACGGATGAAAATACGGATTACTGGCAGCGGACTCATTACGGTTTTCAGGCGGATAACGGACATTTTTTAGCTTTTGAGACCAATGAAAACTTCCGTATGACAACTAAGGTAAGAGCAGTGCCGCAGTCAAAATATGACCAGGCTGGATTAATGCTTCGTTTTTCAGAGGATGTCTGGTTGAAAACCTCACTTGAATACATCCCTGATGGTCAAAGCAAGCTCGGGGCAGTCGTGACGAACAGGGGCTTTTCTGACTGGTCAACGCAGTTTGTAGATATTGAAAAAGTAGAACTTTATTTCAGGCTATCCCGAATTGGACTAAACGCTTATGCCGATTTTTCGTGGGACGGCGAGACATGGAATCAGATCAGGATTGCTCATCTGGATTTGCCGGAAGGTGCTGCATTAAAGGCTGGCTTGTACGCGTGCAGTCCTCAGGGTAAGAACCAGCTTGTTCAATTTGACTATTTAAAGATTGAGAAGCTGTCGGATGATCCATCTGAGGCGTATTTATAA
- a CDS encoding DMT family transporter, translated as MAWIYLILAGLFEMTGVLMMNKLNQEKTIRAFLYLAGAFAGSFLLLSEAMKTLPMGTAYAIWTGIGASGGAILGMIFYGEPKEVKRIFFIALILAAAIGLKLVS; from the coding sequence ATGGCTTGGATTTATTTAATATTAGCAGGATTATTTGAAATGACAGGTGTTCTGATGATGAACAAATTAAATCAGGAAAAAACGATCCGTGCCTTTCTGTATCTGGCAGGCGCATTTGCAGGAAGCTTTCTGCTGCTTTCAGAAGCGATGAAGACATTGCCGATGGGAACTGCCTATGCGATTTGGACAGGTATCGGTGCATCAGGCGGAGCGATACTTGGTATGATTTTTTATGGTGAACCGAAGGAAGTAAAACGAATTTTTTTCATTGCCTTAATCCTTGCAGCTGCGATTGGGTTGAAGCTTGTTTCCTGA
- a CDS encoding DMT family transporter, translating to MTWIKVLIAAVFEVCWVIGLKYAEGLWEWSGTLLAIAISFYLLINASKDLPVGTVYAVFVGLGTAGTVVVDILLFNEPFQWLKVGLIGVLLIGVIGLKLVSDSHESEGSRA from the coding sequence GTGACATGGATTAAAGTGTTAATTGCTGCGGTTTTTGAAGTGTGCTGGGTGATTGGTCTAAAGTATGCAGAGGGTTTATGGGAATGGAGCGGAACGCTTTTAGCTATTGCGATCAGCTTCTATTTACTGATCAATGCAAGTAAGGATCTCCCTGTTGGTACGGTGTATGCAGTATTCGTCGGACTTGGGACAGCCGGAACAGTGGTCGTTGATATTTTACTATTTAACGAGCCGTTCCAATGGTTAAAAGTAGGGCTGATTGGGGTTTTATTAATTGGGGTAATCGGTTTGAAATTAGTTTCAGACAGTCATGAATCAGAAGGGAGCAGGGCATAA
- the zupT gene encoding zinc transporter ZupT — translation MDNAILYAFLLTLFAGLATGVGSLLALFAKRTNTAFLSVALGFSAGVMIYVSFVEIFPKALDELVAVHGEQSGTLYTVIAFFAGMLLIGLIDKLIPTAGNPHESKYVETGSATGSAAAESAVANADVQKTGLSHKATNRLKKMGVFMALAIGIHNFPEGLATFISAMDDPAIGLAIAIAVALHNIPEGIAVSVPIYYATGSKRKAFRLSFLSGLAEPAGALIGFLILMPFLNDTILGLVFAAVGGIMVFISLDGLLPAAREYGKAHHGMYGMVAGMIVMASSLILLM, via the coding sequence ATGGATAATGCGATCTTATATGCTTTTCTGTTAACGCTTTTTGCCGGATTAGCTACCGGGGTCGGAAGTTTGCTTGCCCTGTTTGCCAAGCGGACCAATACAGCCTTTTTATCTGTAGCACTCGGATTTTCAGCTGGGGTGATGATTTATGTCTCCTTTGTTGAGATTTTCCCAAAAGCACTGGATGAGCTCGTCGCTGTTCATGGAGAGCAATCCGGAACACTTTATACAGTCATTGCTTTTTTTGCCGGAATGCTATTGATCGGGCTGATCGATAAGCTCATTCCTACGGCGGGAAATCCACATGAAAGTAAGTATGTTGAAACGGGGTCTGCGACTGGGAGCGCGGCAGCAGAATCGGCTGTAGCAAATGCGGACGTTCAAAAAACAGGTCTTTCTCACAAAGCAACAAACAGACTGAAAAAAATGGGTGTCTTTATGGCGCTTGCCATCGGCATCCATAACTTTCCTGAAGGGTTGGCCACCTTTATTTCAGCGATGGATGATCCGGCCATTGGCCTTGCCATTGCGATAGCTGTAGCGCTTCACAATATTCCGGAGGGGATCGCCGTATCTGTTCCTATCTATTACGCAACAGGTTCTAAACGAAAAGCATTCAGGCTATCGTTTCTGTCAGGCCTTGCAGAACCTGCCGGCGCACTGATTGGGTTCTTGATCTTAATGCCGTTTTTAAATGATACAATTCTTGGACTTGTTTTTGCCGCAGTTGGAGGCATCATGGTCTTTATTTCACTCGACGGCCTCCTTCCAGCTGCACGTGAATACGGAAAGGCGCACCACGGAATGTACGGAATGGTTGCCGGTATGATTGTAATGGCATCAAGTTTGATATTGCTTATGTAG
- a CDS encoding cupin domain-containing protein produces MYSQNYMYQVPYPSNSMNTGSFYQHQPSPIPNPPLSDQGPNPFTINITQATLQNTAFRRTLWTGTHLQVTLMCLNPGEDIGLEMHPDVDQFLRIEQGQGMVMMGKSKDQLPFRRMVMDDSAILIPAGTWHNLVNTGTIPLKLYSIYAPPNHPPGTVHQTKADAEAAHHHKQDSVFGKTPDEWVMHTSYLVEEGLEDVKRGVNALHILQEFILMGVLVGKGYTPEDAYKTVEDWERTGKSKLLQQSKKM; encoded by the coding sequence ATGTATAGCCAGAATTATATGTATCAGGTTCCCTACCCGTCAAACAGTATGAACACAGGTTCTTTTTATCAGCATCAGCCATCACCTATTCCAAACCCGCCACTCTCTGACCAGGGCCCAAACCCATTCACCATAAACATCACACAGGCTACGCTCCAAAATACGGCTTTCCGTCGGACCTTATGGACAGGAACTCATCTTCAGGTAACGCTGATGTGTCTGAACCCGGGTGAGGATATCGGGCTTGAGATGCACCCTGACGTGGATCAGTTTCTGCGAATAGAGCAGGGACAGGGAATGGTGATGATGGGGAAATCAAAAGATCAGCTGCCTTTCAGGAGAATGGTGATGGACGACAGTGCGATCCTGATTCCAGCCGGAACATGGCATAACCTTGTCAATACTGGGACCATTCCACTGAAGCTGTATTCCATCTATGCGCCACCGAATCATCCACCGGGAACGGTTCATCAGACGAAAGCAGACGCAGAAGCTGCTCACCACCACAAGCAGGATTCTGTTTTCGGCAAAACGCCTGATGAGTGGGTCATGCACACGTCCTATCTTGTAGAAGAGGGGCTTGAGGATGTAAAAAGAGGCGTGAATGCCCTGCATATCCTTCAGGAATTTATCCTCATGGGTGTATTAGTCGGAAAAGGATATACGCCTGAGGATGCTTATAAAACAGTGGAGGATTGGGAGCGGACTGGAAAGTCGAAGCTGCTTCAGCAAAGCAAGAAGATGTGA
- the nagA gene encoding N-acetylglucosamine-6-phosphate deacetylase produces the protein MTRPFMIQTKKNKKDWFIQIESGMISKVSFSEDDWDGEMLRLPDGYHLLPGFIDPHIHGAFGADVMDATPETLQTIADGLLKEGVTGFLATTMTQSKEAIRDAVRNAGTFMKQQISGASLLGVHLEGPFLSREKAGAQDPELMSEPDESWFDHLLEVSDHSIKVVTAAPEIAGGLSFFSKYSHKLVMSIGHSNATYNQALDALEAGASQVTHLYNQMSAFHHRDPGVTGAALLHPELKAELIVDLIHSHPEAVRLAWLQKGADGLILITDSMRAKGLTDGRYELGGNPIEVQGMQARLEDGTLAGSVLTMEKAVQHIMALVEPSEEELIKITSQNAAKQLGIFHHKGSIETGKDADLVVLDERYQVAMTIQRGDIVYQKSNLRE, from the coding sequence ATGACTCGACCATTCATGATCCAGACTAAGAAAAATAAGAAAGATTGGTTTATTCAGATTGAAAGTGGAATGATTTCCAAGGTTAGTTTCAGCGAGGATGATTGGGATGGCGAGATGCTGCGTTTGCCTGATGGATACCACCTTCTTCCTGGCTTTATTGATCCACACATCCATGGTGCTTTTGGAGCGGATGTCATGGACGCAACTCCGGAGACGCTTCAGACGATAGCTGATGGTTTGTTAAAGGAAGGTGTAACAGGCTTTCTCGCTACGACGATGACGCAAAGTAAGGAAGCAATACGCGATGCTGTAAGGAATGCCGGGACTTTTATGAAGCAGCAAATCTCTGGCGCGTCACTTCTCGGTGTTCATTTAGAAGGACCCTTTTTATCACGCGAGAAAGCAGGCGCACAGGATCCTGAACTCATGTCAGAGCCGGATGAAAGCTGGTTCGATCACCTTCTTGAAGTGTCGGATCACTCGATCAAAGTCGTCACGGCTGCTCCTGAGATTGCTGGTGGACTGTCGTTTTTCAGTAAATATTCTCATAAACTTGTGATGTCAATCGGTCACTCCAATGCTACCTACAATCAAGCACTGGATGCGCTTGAAGCAGGCGCTTCACAGGTCACACACCTGTATAATCAGATGAGCGCTTTTCATCACCGGGATCCGGGTGTAACCGGAGCCGCCCTTCTTCATCCTGAATTGAAAGCAGAGCTGATTGTGGACCTGATCCACTCTCACCCGGAGGCTGTTCGTTTAGCCTGGTTACAAAAAGGAGCGGACGGACTGATTCTGATAACCGATTCAATGCGGGCAAAGGGATTGACGGATGGTCGATACGAACTTGGCGGGAATCCGATCGAGGTTCAGGGAATGCAAGCACGACTTGAGGATGGAACACTAGCCGGAAGTGTTTTGACAATGGAAAAAGCAGTCCAGCATATCATGGCACTCGTTGAACCCTCAGAGGAAGAGTTGATTAAAATAACGTCGCAAAACGCAGCGAAACAGCTGGGAATTTTTCATCACAAAGGGAGCATCGAAACAGGAAAAGATGCTGATTTGGTCGTGCTGGATGAACGCTATCAAGTAGCCATGACCATTCAACGAGGCGATATTGTTTATCAAAAAAGTAACCTGCGAGAATAG
- a CDS encoding GGDEF domain-containing protein, with translation MVSLDTITLALVISMLALVSAVVMTITWRMNSDERGLGFWAWGAIIGGLGFMIMLIMPTIGAYAIVINNVASITAPMLILEGIMRFRNYGKEKWRVVILVTVILYAVTIAFINKDNTTVRYLFHDSLALIIFFSSAYVLIWRTSGIERKIYGLSSIVFTIIGAFFIGRMILASQGVFNNGVDHVYNTYLFMVIILWIIGWTYGLSLAVNYRAHQRMMRIASHDYLTGLPNRKYLNEFLHSKIDQSLSSKTPFTLFLLDLNGFKQINDTFGHGFGDRVLIMMADAIQETLGEEDFAARLGGDEFVIVLHDISTPEQIKSAKEKIRITIERERPVAGRLIELRTSIGHAGFPSNGSGIDEILHQADYFMYKEKMIDRECSVVKEA, from the coding sequence ATGGTCAGCCTTGATACGATTACCCTGGCACTTGTCATCAGCATGCTGGCTCTTGTTTCAGCAGTGGTGATGACAATTACATGGAGAATGAACTCTGATGAGAGAGGGCTTGGTTTTTGGGCATGGGGAGCCATCATCGGAGGTCTTGGATTTATGATCATGTTGATCATGCCGACAATCGGAGCTTATGCGATCGTCATTAACAACGTGGCATCTATTACCGCTCCCATGCTGATACTTGAAGGTATTATGAGATTCCGTAACTACGGCAAGGAAAAATGGAGAGTCGTAATCTTGGTTACTGTTATTTTGTACGCAGTGACGATTGCTTTTATTAATAAAGACAACACGACAGTTCGTTACCTGTTTCATGATTCACTTGCTCTTATTATTTTCTTCTCGTCAGCATATGTTTTAATCTGGCGGACCAGTGGTATTGAGCGCAAAATTTATGGACTTTCATCAATAGTCTTTACGATTATTGGCGCTTTTTTTATAGGAAGAATGATTTTAGCCAGTCAGGGTGTTTTTAACAATGGCGTTGATCACGTTTATAACACCTACTTATTCATGGTCATTATACTGTGGATTATTGGCTGGACTTACGGACTCAGCCTGGCCGTTAACTATCGCGCTCACCAGCGGATGATGAGGATTGCGAGTCACGATTATTTGACCGGTCTTCCAAACCGGAAGTATTTAAACGAATTTTTACATTCAAAAATTGATCAGTCGCTTTCCTCCAAAACACCATTCACACTTTTTCTGCTGGATTTAAATGGCTTTAAGCAGATCAATGACACATTCGGGCATGGATTCGGAGACCGGGTACTTATCATGATGGCCGATGCAATCCAGGAAACGCTGGGTGAAGAGGATTTTGCTGCACGCCTTGGCGGTGATGAATTTGTTATAGTCCTGCATGATATCAGTACACCTGAACAGATTAAGTCCGCTAAAGAAAAGATCAGGATAACGATTGAACGTGAACGCCCGGTCGCCGGAAGACTGATTGAACTCCGGACATCTATTGGCCATGCAGGATTCCCTTCAAACGGAAGTGGAATCGATGAAATTCTTCATCAGGCTGATTATTTTATGTACAAAGAGAAGATGATCGATCGGGAGTGCTCTGTTGTTAAAGAAGCATAA
- a CDS encoding putative quinol monooxygenase → MNQFVLFGKLTAIQGQRHQLLKILKKASEEMVKLEECEIYSVSFTEKEPDAVFVYEVWENEAAHQASLQLDITQKMIQQARPVIAKMERLYTLES, encoded by the coding sequence ATGAATCAATTTGTCTTATTCGGAAAGCTGACTGCCATACAGGGGCAGCGGCACCAGTTATTAAAGATTTTAAAAAAGGCTTCTGAGGAAATGGTGAAGCTTGAAGAGTGTGAGATATACAGTGTGAGTTTTACTGAAAAAGAGCCGGATGCTGTTTTTGTGTACGAGGTTTGGGAAAATGAAGCTGCTCATCAGGCATCTCTTCAACTGGATATTACACAAAAGATGATACAGCAGGCACGGCCGGTCATTGCGAAGATGGAACGGCTATATACACTGGAAAGTTGA
- a CDS encoding S8 family serine peptidase translates to MKKSRSIVMSLLLAASLAAPAGASAAQDVQVSNSEKFRVYVEVTGGSAQQTKAALQKQYDSRWELSANGFSTDMNAAQFNALQNNKNLTLTKVEEVQLDTYRNKENVTAAFSAPADQTPWGIQAIYNDANVASTSGGSGINVAVLDTGVFTGHHDLAGTVEQCKDFTQATPLVNGSCNDVDGHGTHVAGSVLADGGSDGTGVYGVAPDADLWAYKVLGDDGSGYSDDIAAAIRHTADQAVATGTKTVINMSLGSSVKNSLIADAVDYAYGKGVLVVAAAGNSGFRVGSIGYPGGLQNAIAVAALENRFENGTYRVADFSSRGVRGGDGDYVIQEGDVEISAPGAAIFSTWPNGGYNTISGTSMASPHVAGLAAKVWAENPGFSNVQLRTELQNRAKANDILGGRSAAVGDDLASGFGFAKVN, encoded by the coding sequence ATGAAGAAATCAAGAAGTATTGTAATGAGTTTATTATTGGCTGCAAGTTTGGCAGCGCCAGCGGGGGCAAGCGCAGCACAGGACGTTCAGGTAAGCAATAGTGAGAAATTCCGTGTCTACGTAGAAGTAACAGGAGGTTCTGCTCAGCAAACAAAGGCAGCACTTCAAAAACAATATGACTCACGCTGGGAATTAAGCGCGAATGGTTTTTCAACCGACATGAACGCGGCACAATTTAATGCCCTTCAAAACAATAAAAATCTTACATTAACAAAAGTCGAAGAAGTTCAACTTGATACTTATAGAAATAAAGAAAATGTAACGGCAGCATTTTCAGCACCTGCTGACCAGACACCTTGGGGGATTCAGGCAATCTATAACGATGCAAATGTAGCTTCAACTTCAGGTGGATCAGGAATCAATGTAGCCGTTCTGGATACTGGTGTATTCACAGGGCACCATGACCTTGCAGGAACTGTCGAACAGTGTAAGGATTTCACACAGGCAACGCCGCTTGTTAACGGATCTTGTAACGACGTAGACGGTCACGGAACACACGTAGCAGGTTCAGTACTTGCGGATGGTGGCAGTGACGGCACAGGTGTTTATGGCGTAGCGCCGGATGCTGATCTATGGGCATATAAGGTCCTCGGTGATGATGGCTCAGGTTACTCGGACGATATCGCTGCAGCCATCCGCCATACTGCTGATCAGGCAGTGGCAACTGGAACGAAAACAGTGATCAACATGTCTCTTGGATCGTCTGTGAAAAACAGCCTGATTGCAGATGCAGTTGACTATGCATATGGTAAAGGTGTTTTAGTTGTAGCAGCTGCCGGTAACTCAGGATTCCGCGTAGGATCAATTGGTTATCCGGGTGGACTGCAAAATGCAATTGCGGTAGCAGCGCTTGAAAACCGCTTTGAAAATGGCACGTATCGTGTAGCGGACTTTTCATCACGCGGTGTTCGTGGAGGAGACGGTGACTATGTAATCCAGGAAGGAGACGTTGAAATCTCGGCTCCTGGTGCAGCAATCTTCTCAACGTGGCCAAATGGTGGTTATAACACAATCAGTGGTACATCAATGGCATCACCACACGTTGCAGGACTTGCAGCAAAAGTATGGGCTGAAAACCCTGGGTTCTCAAACGTTCAACTTCGTACAGAGCTTCAAAACCGTGCAAAAGCGAATGACATCCTCGGCGGACGCAGTGCAGCTGTTGGCGATGATTTAGCATCAGGATTCGGATTTGCAAAAGTAAACTAA
- a CDS encoding putative quinol monooxygenase, translating to MTLYGGYGKIVAEKGKREELANLLTEASREMVKKKECEIFSVSTSDEDPDAVFIYEVWTSEDAHKRSLNQDVTRTLVSKTLPIITGMERLYTLDARK from the coding sequence ATGACACTTTACGGTGGGTACGGCAAGATCGTTGCTGAAAAAGGAAAGAGAGAAGAATTAGCCAACCTTCTAACAGAAGCCTCCAGGGAAATGGTAAAGAAAAAAGAATGTGAAATCTTCAGCGTCAGTACCTCAGATGAAGATCCCGACGCGGTTTTTATATATGAAGTGTGGACAAGTGAGGACGCACACAAGAGGTCGCTGAATCAGGACGTTACACGTACACTCGTATCGAAAACACTACCGATCATTACAGGGATGGAAAGGCTGTATACATTAGATGCAAGAAAGTAA
- a CDS encoding VOC family protein, with the protein MFRVGSVFIPVANLEQSSKWYEENLGVKKIDQWDGGAGFYFPESDTQLGLVSVDSPQISEFTAGQGQKNGYFNFVVEDIHEAYASFNNKGICTSDIREFGGMKFFDFFDLDGNPFSVVDEVKDSPFHRENVRKMQVK; encoded by the coding sequence GTGTTCAGAGTAGGAAGTGTCTTTATTCCAGTTGCAAATCTGGAACAATCATCGAAGTGGTATGAAGAAAATCTTGGTGTGAAAAAGATTGATCAATGGGATGGTGGAGCGGGGTTTTATTTTCCAGAGAGCGATACACAACTGGGGCTTGTTAGTGTTGATTCTCCACAGATATCGGAATTCACAGCTGGACAAGGTCAAAAAAATGGGTATTTTAACTTTGTCGTTGAGGATATTCATGAAGCATACGCATCATTTAATAACAAGGGGATATGTACGTCTGACATTCGAGAGTTCGGAGGGATGAAGTTTTTCGATTTCTTTGATTTGGATGGAAATCCGTTCAGTGTAGTTGATGAAGTGAAAGATTCACCTTTTCACAGAGAAAATGTGAGGAAAATGCAAGTAAAGTAA